The region ACGATCAGCTCGAGCCACTCGGGCACCTGCGTGGCGGCCCAGCCGAGCACTGCTGCGGGGATCGCGGCGGCGAACAGACCCCAGCGGAAATTGCTGACCGTTTCGCCCAGGATGCGGCCCAGCAACATGCTCTTGGCGATGCTCGCCCCGGCCAGCGCGATCGCGAGCGCCAGCGCGGCGGCGGGCGCGCGCCAGTGTTCGGGCAGGCCGTAATCGCTGATCGCGACCATGAAGGCGATGGTCAGCGCGGCCTGGAAGACGATCGTGGCGATCGAGATGATGAGGTTGCGCATGCGCGCGATGTAGATGAGCGCGCTTTCGGAGACGACCGCCAGCGCCGCGACCACTTCGGCCACCAGCAGGATCGACAGCGCGCCGGTGCCGCTGACGAAGTCCGGCCCCAGCAGACCCATCACCGCCTCGCCCGGAATGGCGAGCGCCAGTGCCACGCCCGCCTGCACCGCGACGATCCAGAAGCCGACTTGGCACACCTGCCTGGCAATGGCGGATCGGTCGCCGACCTTCAGCGCGGCAGTGATGACGGGGCCCAGGATCGGGTCGAAGCTGGTCTTGAGCTTCTGCGGCAGCGTGGCGACCTGCTGGACTGCGTAATAGACGCCGACCTGCGAGGGCGAGGCGAACTGGGCGAGGATCGCGAGGTCGAGCTTGCGCGTGCCCCATTCGATCGCGTCGGCACCGGCGAGCGGCAGGTTGCGCACCGCCAGACGGAAGACGCGGGTCGGGTTCGGTTTCCAGCCGCGCGGCAGGCCGTAGTGCCGGATCACCGGCATGAACGCGGCGACCGAAGCGGCGATAATCGAGATCACATAGGCGACCTCAAGCCCGCTTTCGGGCACGACGAAGAACAGCGCGCCCGCCGCGATCGAGATCGCCCACGGCTCAACCACCGCACGGCTGCGTACCGTCGCCCCGATATCGTAGCGGTAGGCGCAGGCGGCCAGCGCGACCTCGGTCAGCGCGAAGGGCAGGATCGTGAAGACGAGCAACCACGACAGGTCGCCATTCGCGCCGTTGGGAAACATCGGCTGCGGGAAAGCGAGCAGCAGCCCGGTGAACGCCAGCGAGGTAAGGATGCTGAGCGTCATCCCGTCGGCCACGATATGCGCCGGCGGGCGATCGTCGTTCTCGCTCAACTGCTGGGCGAGCCCGCGTTTCTGGCCGAGCACCGCCACCTGGCTCGCCAGTTCGATCACCACGAGCGCGGCGGCGAACCGGCCGAGCATGTCGTCGCCGTAGAGCCGTCCGGCAATCAGCAGGAAGGGGATGCGCGCAGCCAGCCGGATCAGGAAGCCGAAGAAATTGGTCCGCCCGCCTCGCGCCAGCGCGGCCATATCGTCGCGCGGGGTCCCTCCTGGAGGCTTTTCGGCAGGCGCGGTGGAGCCGGGCTCGCTCAAGCGGGGCGTCTTTCGGTGGTGAGCGGGCGGGCGAGCAGGTCGGTGACAACATCTTGCGCGGGCGCCCCGTCGAGCAGCGCGACCACCGCATCGACGATCGGCATGTCGATGGCTTTCTCATGCGCAAGCTTTTGCAGCACCGGCGCGGTGTGCGCGCCTTCGGCCACCGTGTCGCGATTCTCCATCAGGTCGCGCGCGCTCTGGCCCTCGCCGATCGCCTTGCCGAGCGAGAAATTGCGGCTCGAGGTGGAGGAACAGGTAAGCACCAGATCGCCCAGCCCGCACAGGCCGGTCAGCGTCGCACGCTCCGCCCCCAGCGCCTCGCCGAAGCGGACCATTTCGGCAAAGCCGCGCGCGATCAGCGCGTTGCGCGCGTTCTGGCCCAGCGCCAGCCCGTCGACCACGCCGCAGGCGATCGCGAGCACGTTCTTCACCGCGCCGCCGATCTCGGCGCCGATCAGGTCGTCGGAGTAATAGGGCCGGAAGGCGGGCCGGGCGATCACGGGCGACAACCGCTCCCACTGATCCTCGCCCCCGCCGCACGCCAGCGTCACCGCGGCGGGCAGCCCGGCGGCGACTTCGTGCGCGAAAGTGGGACCCGAGAGCGCGGCGAGCGTCGCGCGCGGGCAGGCTTTCGCGGCGACGTCGCTCATGATCGCGCCGGTCGCCTGCTCGATACCCTTGGCGCAGATGACGAGATCGCCCGAGAAGCCGGGCATCTGCGCCAGCACGCTGCCGAGGTGCTGTGCGGGCACCACCGCCAGCACAACCTGCGCCCCGGCGACCTCATCGAGCAAACCGGTCGCTCGGATCGTCGGCGCAAGCTGCGCATCGGGCAGGAAGCGCGCGTTGCGGTGGTTGGCATTGATGTCCTCGACCACGTCGGCTTCCAGCACCCACATGGTGACGTCGCGCCCGTCGGAGGCGAGCATCTGCGCAAGCGCGGTGCCCCATGCGCCGCCGCCGAGGACTGCTACGGACTGTTGTTCTGGGGTCATTACGCTTTCACTCCGGCCCCGCGTGCTGGTTCCGCATCGGGATCGAGCGGCCAGCGCGGGCGTGCCTTGTAGTCGAGCGGATCGCTTTGGCCGAGCCTTTCGCAGCCCGCCCATGCGATCATCGCCGCATTATCGGTGCACAGTCGGGGTGGTGGCGCGACGAAGCGCATCGCGTGGCGCTGCGCCAATGCCTCGAGCGCGGCGCGCACGCTTGCATTGGCCGCGACCCCGCCAGCGACCACGAGCGCGGGGGCCTGTCCGCCATTGGCGATCGCCCGTTCCAGCCGGTCGACAAGGCAATCGATCGCAGCCTGCTGGAAGCTCGCGGCAATATGGGCGGTGGCATGCTGGCCGCTCTCGTGCGCGCGCAGGACCGCGCTCTTGAGCCCGGCGAAGGAGAAATGCGGTTCCTTGCCGCCCACCAGCGGGCGCGGCAGCGGCACGGCCTTCGGGTCGCCTTCGCGCGCCAGTCTTTCGACCGCCGGGCCGCCGGGAAAGCCCAGGCCGAGGATCTTCGCGGTCTTGTCGAACGCCTCGCCCACCGCATCGTCGATCGTGGTTGCGAGGCGGCGATATTGCCCCACGCCTTCGCAGCGCAGGATCTGGCAGTGTCCGCCCGAAACGAGCAGCAGCAGGTAGGGAAATTCGAGCTCGGCATCGACCAGCCGGGGGCTGAGCGCATGGCCTTCGAGGTGATTGACCGCGATCAGCGGAGCTTCGCTGGCCATGGCCAGCGCCTTTGCGCTTAC is a window of Alteriqipengyuania lutimaris DNA encoding:
- the tsaD gene encoding tRNA (adenosine(37)-N6)-threonylcarbamoyltransferase complex transferase subunit TsaD gives rise to the protein MQVVLGIESSCDETAVALVSTDRRIIAQRIASQDEAHRPYGGVVPEIAARAHAERIAPMVAEVMDEAGMELSDCAAIAATAGPGLIGGVMVGLVSAKALAMASEAPLIAVNHLEGHALSPRLVDAELEFPYLLLLVSGGHCQILRCEGVGQYRRLATTIDDAVGEAFDKTAKILGLGFPGGPAVERLAREGDPKAVPLPRPLVGGKEPHFSFAGLKSAVLRAHESGQHATAHIAASFQQAAIDCLVDRLERAIANGGQAPALVVAGGVAANASVRAALEALAQRHAMRFVAPPPRLCTDNAAMIAWAGCERLGQSDPLDYKARPRWPLDPDAEPARGAGVKA
- a CDS encoding NAD(P)H-dependent glycerol-3-phosphate dehydrogenase, yielding MTPEQQSVAVLGGGAWGTALAQMLASDGRDVTMWVLEADVVEDINANHRNARFLPDAQLAPTIRATGLLDEVAGAQVVLAVVPAQHLGSVLAQMPGFSGDLVICAKGIEQATGAIMSDVAAKACPRATLAALSGPTFAHEVAAGLPAAVTLACGGGEDQWERLSPVIARPAFRPYYSDDLIGAEIGGAVKNVLAIACGVVDGLALGQNARNALIARGFAEMVRFGEALGAERATLTGLCGLGDLVLTCSSTSSRNFSLGKAIGEGQSARDLMENRDTVAEGAHTAPVLQKLAHEKAIDMPIVDAVVALLDGAPAQDVVTDLLARPLTTERRPA
- a CDS encoding lipopolysaccharide biosynthesis protein, giving the protein MSEPGSTAPAEKPPGGTPRDDMAALARGGRTNFFGFLIRLAARIPFLLIAGRLYGDDMLGRFAAALVVIELASQVAVLGQKRGLAQQLSENDDRPPAHIVADGMTLSILTSLAFTGLLLAFPQPMFPNGANGDLSWLLVFTILPFALTEVALAACAYRYDIGATVRSRAVVEPWAISIAAGALFFVVPESGLEVAYVISIIAASVAAFMPVIRHYGLPRGWKPNPTRVFRLAVRNLPLAGADAIEWGTRKLDLAILAQFASPSQVGVYYAVQQVATLPQKLKTSFDPILGPVITAALKVGDRSAIARQVCQVGFWIVAVQAGVALALAIPGEAVMGLLGPDFVSGTGALSILLVAEVVAALAVVSESALIYIARMRNLIISIATIVFQAALTIAFMVAISDYGLPEHWRAPAAALALAIALAGASIAKSMLLGRILGETVSNFRWGLFAAAIPAAVLGWAATQVPEWLELIVGIPAILLTYGTIIWFVGFREEDRVLFRRNLAQDETAPRSS